In Halogeometricum sp. S1BR25-6, a single genomic region encodes these proteins:
- a CDS encoding YqjF family protein — MVAGDSACSLSLPNLDGLLRMRWRDALFAHWSVAPEAVAARLPDGLDVATFDGRAWLGVVAFLMEDIRPKGAPFGLSFPELNLRTYVRRPDEDDHAVYFFNLDADDRFGVPVARRLYALPYYRADMRVRRRGNDVEFASHRTHRGASAAHFDATYRPTGEAFTAEPGTLEHFLTENYRFYASGRTLVYGDIAHDPWPLREAEAEFRANTLFAANGFEKPGSEPLLHYSPGADVTAGRIHLARD, encoded by the coding sequence ATGGTCGCAGGAGACTCCGCGTGCTCGCTCTCGCTTCCGAATCTGGACGGACTGCTGCGGATGCGCTGGCGCGACGCCCTGTTCGCTCACTGGTCGGTCGCCCCCGAGGCGGTCGCGGCCCGCCTCCCGGACGGACTGGACGTCGCCACCTTCGACGGACGGGCGTGGCTGGGCGTCGTCGCCTTCCTCATGGAGGACATCAGACCCAAAGGGGCGCCGTTCGGCCTCTCCTTTCCCGAACTGAACCTCCGGACGTACGTCCGGCGGCCGGACGAAGACGACCACGCGGTGTACTTCTTCAACCTCGACGCCGACGACCGGTTCGGCGTCCCCGTCGCCCGGCGCCTCTACGCGCTCCCGTACTACCGCGCCGACATGCGCGTCCGGCGCCGAGGGAACGACGTCGAGTTCGCCAGCCACCGCACGCACCGCGGCGCGTCGGCGGCGCACTTCGACGCGACGTACCGGCCGACCGGCGAGGCGTTCACGGCCGAACCGGGTACGCTCGAACACTTCCTGACCGAGAACTACCGCTTCTACGCGTCCGGTCGAACGCTCGTCTACGGCGACATCGCGCACGACCCGTGGCCGCTCCGCGAGGCCGAGGCCGAGTTCCGGGCGAACACGCTATTCGCCGCCAACGGCTTCGAGAAACCGGGTTCGGAACCCCTCTTACACTACTCGCCGGGCGCGGACGTCACCGCTGGAAGAATCCACCTCGCCCGCGACTGA
- a CDS encoding macro domain-containing protein: MEFRVVRGDIAQRSADALVNAAGTSLQMGSGVAGALKRRAGRGLNDAATSQGPIDLGAVAVTEAFELDARWVIHAAAMPHYGDGKATADSIRDATRNALARADELGCESLVIPALGCGVAGFDLEDGTRIICEVIDAHNPSSLNDVRFVAYDEAEYETVERVAREVRGADGAAAGD; encoded by the coding sequence ATGGAGTTCCGCGTCGTCCGCGGCGACATCGCACAACGGTCCGCCGACGCCCTCGTGAACGCCGCCGGCACGAGCCTCCAGATGGGTTCGGGGGTCGCCGGCGCACTCAAGCGGCGGGCCGGCCGGGGTCTCAACGACGCGGCGACGTCCCAGGGACCGATCGACCTCGGCGCGGTGGCCGTCACGGAGGCGTTCGAACTCGACGCCAGGTGGGTCATCCACGCCGCCGCGATGCCGCACTACGGCGACGGGAAGGCGACGGCCGACAGCATCCGCGACGCGACGCGGAACGCCTTGGCGCGCGCGGACGAACTCGGCTGCGAGTCGCTCGTCATCCCGGCGCTCGGGTGCGGCGTCGCCGGATTCGACCTCGAAGACGGCACGCGCATCATCTGCGAAGTCATCGACGCCCACAACCCGTCGTCGCTCAACGACGTGCGATTCGTCGCGTACGACGAGGCGGAGTACGAAACGGTCGAACGCGTCGCTCGCGAGGTTCGGGGCGCGGACGGCGCCGCGGCGGGCGACTGA
- a CDS encoding acyl-CoA thioester hydrolase/BAAT C-terminal domain-containing protein — protein sequence MSRFCEAAANSKGMDVGSLSDRRAYLRAVGGLGLASLAGCVASDAAPSVAVPSSALTDEPVPVVVKDLDPGASVTLRATARSRSGRRWESRADFVADDGGVVDVSERAPLGGTYDCADATGPFWSMRPADAPDGPLPPGARFTPPEGAYDVALAAERGGETLASATMTRLLFDPDVESRPVGDGLAGRFFAPPGDDPVPAVVHLHGAAGRPHLATGRLLASRGIAALTLQYFGDPEPTPDTLTEVPVEYVERAVSWLLGRDRVVGSIVGLFGFSRGGSLALLAASRSDAVGAVVGWVPSGLVWEGLGRGRAPAGTSAWSVDGEPIPFLELADADPGPPPTPALPYYEPALVGATEAQLDAAAIAVEDADAPVYLVSATDDARWPSTAFCDRVVDRLDAANYAREYRHDRHSGAGHYLRLPYLPTPGVSRDRLHVYGGTPAANARASAAAWSETVAFFRRSLSA from the coding sequence ATGTCACGCTTTTGTGAGGCGGCTGCCAACTCGAAGGGGATGGACGTCGGTTCGCTCTCCGACAGACGCGCGTACCTCCGCGCCGTCGGCGGTCTCGGCCTCGCGTCGCTCGCGGGGTGCGTCGCGAGCGACGCCGCCCCCTCGGTCGCCGTCCCGTCGTCGGCGCTGACCGACGAACCGGTTCCCGTCGTCGTGAAGGACCTGGATCCCGGCGCGTCGGTGACGCTCCGAGCGACCGCACGCTCCCGGAGCGGGAGGCGGTGGGAGTCGCGCGCTGACTTCGTGGCCGACGACGGGGGCGTCGTCGACGTGTCCGAGCGGGCGCCGCTCGGCGGCACCTACGACTGCGCGGACGCCACGGGTCCCTTTTGGTCGATGCGCCCGGCCGACGCACCGGACGGTCCGCTTCCGCCAGGCGCGCGGTTCACGCCGCCCGAGGGCGCCTACGACGTGGCGCTCGCCGCCGAACGCGGCGGCGAGACGCTCGCGTCAGCGACGATGACGCGCCTGTTGTTCGACCCCGACGTCGAGTCCCGACCCGTCGGCGACGGTCTCGCCGGCCGGTTCTTCGCGCCGCCCGGCGACGACCCCGTCCCGGCCGTCGTCCACCTCCACGGCGCCGCCGGCCGGCCGCACCTCGCCACGGGCCGACTGCTGGCCTCGCGCGGTATCGCGGCGCTGACGCTGCAGTACTTCGGCGACCCGGAGCCGACTCCGGACACGCTGACGGAGGTTCCGGTAGAGTACGTCGAACGAGCGGTGTCGTGGCTTCTCGGCCGCGACCGGGTCGTCGGATCGATCGTCGGCCTGTTCGGGTTCTCCCGCGGCGGGTCGCTCGCGCTCCTCGCGGCGAGTCGGAGCGATGCGGTCGGTGCGGTCGTCGGGTGGGTGCCGAGCGGACTCGTCTGGGAAGGGCTCGGTCGCGGCCGCGCGCCGGCGGGCACCTCGGCGTGGTCCGTCGACGGCGAGCCGATTCCGTTCCTCGAACTCGCCGACGCCGACCCCGGACCGCCGCCGACGCCCGCCCTCCCCTACTACGAACCGGCGCTGGTAGGGGCGACCGAGGCTCAACTGGACGCGGCCGCTATCGCCGTCGAGGACGCGGACGCGCCGGTGTACCTCGTCTCGGCGACCGACGACGCGCGGTGGCCGTCGACGGCGTTCTGTGACCGCGTAGTCGACCGACTCGACGCCGCGAACTACGCACGCGAGTACCGACACGACCGGCACTCGGGTGCGGGACACTACCTTCGCCTGCCGTACCTCCCGACGCCGGGCGTCTCGCGCGACCGACTCCACGTCTACGGCGGGACGCCCGCGGCGAACGCGCGCGCCTCCGCGGCGGCGTGGTCGGAAACGGTCGCGTTCTTCCGTCGGTCACTGTCGGCGTGA
- a CDS encoding succinylglutamate desuccinylase/aspartoacylase family protein, translated as MNDPKPFRYDTEVPPGEKRHLRYEISETYLGDPVEVPVTVINGEHGGPTVYMTAALHGDELNGVKVLQEVAARYDPATLHGTVVCIHVANVPGYLAQQRYIPIYDLDLNRSFPGRNSANTAERMANQIYERFIKPCDVGIDFHTSTRNRTTMYHVRADVAKPEVNRLARSFGSNLILSGEADPGSLRTVATRDGVPTITVEMGRAHRFQLPLVERALEGVESVLAEYGLLPGRPVTWPGWTRVVENASDKAWLRADAGGLVEMRYGDVPLVYEGDTICTVSDHFKKREHSVVAPFTGLVIGVLQNPVAAPGHPLCHLVSVDEKTRTEIEREIKAGEFSERPWS; from the coding sequence ATGAACGACCCGAAGCCGTTCCGGTACGACACCGAGGTGCCGCCGGGCGAGAAGCGACACCTCCGCTACGAGATAAGCGAGACGTACCTCGGTGACCCCGTCGAAGTGCCGGTGACGGTCATCAACGGCGAGCACGGGGGACCGACGGTCTACATGACCGCCGCCCTCCACGGCGACGAACTGAACGGCGTGAAGGTGCTGCAGGAGGTGGCGGCGCGCTACGACCCGGCGACGCTCCACGGCACCGTTGTCTGCATCCACGTCGCCAACGTGCCGGGCTACCTCGCCCAGCAGCGCTACATCCCCATCTACGACCTCGACCTCAACCGCTCGTTCCCGGGGCGGAACTCCGCGAACACGGCCGAGCGGATGGCGAACCAGATATACGAGCGGTTCATCAAGCCCTGCGACGTCGGCATCGACTTCCACACGTCGACGCGCAACCGGACGACGATGTACCACGTCCGCGCCGACGTGGCGAAACCCGAGGTGAACCGCCTCGCGCGGTCGTTCGGGTCGAACCTCATCCTCTCGGGGGAGGCGGACCCGGGGTCGCTGCGGACCGTGGCGACGCGCGACGGCGTCCCGACCATCACCGTCGAAATGGGCCGGGCACACCGATTTCAGCTTCCGCTCGTCGAACGCGCGTTGGAGGGCGTCGAGAGCGTCCTCGCGGAGTACGGACTGCTCCCCGGGCGACCGGTCACGTGGCCGGGGTGGACCCGAGTCGTCGAGAACGCCTCGGACAAGGCGTGGCTCCGGGCCGACGCGGGCGGACTCGTGGAGATGCGGTACGGCGACGTGCCTCTCGTCTACGAGGGCGACACCATCTGCACCGTCTCGGACCACTTCAAAAAGCGCGAGCACAGCGTCGTCGCCCCCTTCACCGGCCTCGTCATCGGCGTCCTGCAGAACCCGGTGGCCGCGCCGGGACACCCGCTGTGTCACCTCGTGAGCGTCGACGAGAAGACGCGCACGGAGATAGAGCGGGAGATAAAAGCCGGGGAGTTTTCCGAACGACCGTGGTCCTGA
- a CDS encoding NADH:flavin oxidoreductase, with product MARLDSPFRIGDVTVPNRLYRAPLLECAGNGPDAVSRLVAELEPAAAAGAGLVCQGATVVRGEGGCAAPGMTRVHDDGFVSRLSALTDAVHDHGARIAVQLEHGGLRSMETWHAGFREDNPELEQLAVSEPPRLLRAMAATGFLEYDAHVLSTGEVYELAADFGRAARRCVDAGYDVIHLAGANMGILQQFLSPFYNRRTDEFADGVRFLELVHDEVRSRAGEVPLMTKVPAETAAPPVVRRRLSADDAVGVCARLADYGYDAVVPVTASVFWDASIVRGEYPARAWSDGRYRAGYEAAFGGLLRARLVAFGNWVESKAYDFEPAWNADLCRRVRRVVDVPVLCEGGVRGRTETDRLLGDACDAVGMGRPFYAEPRLPARLLGEDDAEAVCENCNNCAVPQATGAPGVCRTPEVLREVGTLRRAGAYELSER from the coding sequence ATGGCTCGGCTCGACTCCCCGTTTCGAATCGGCGACGTGACGGTTCCGAACCGTCTCTACCGCGCACCGCTGTTGGAGTGCGCGGGGAACGGTCCAGACGCCGTGAGTCGACTCGTCGCCGAGTTGGAACCCGCGGCCGCGGCGGGCGCGGGACTGGTCTGTCAGGGTGCGACCGTCGTCCGCGGGGAGGGCGGGTGCGCCGCGCCGGGGATGACCCGCGTCCACGACGACGGGTTCGTCTCGCGGCTCTCGGCGCTCACCGACGCTGTTCACGACCACGGCGCGAGGATAGCGGTCCAACTCGAACACGGCGGCCTGCGGAGCATGGAGACGTGGCACGCCGGATTTCGGGAGGACAACCCCGAACTCGAACAACTCGCCGTCTCCGAACCCCCGCGGCTCCTCCGCGCGATGGCCGCGACGGGGTTTCTGGAGTACGACGCGCACGTTCTCTCGACGGGGGAAGTGTACGAACTGGCCGCGGACTTCGGGCGCGCGGCGCGGCGGTGCGTCGACGCCGGCTACGACGTGATTCACCTCGCGGGGGCGAACATGGGCATCCTCCAGCAGTTTCTCTCGCCGTTCTACAATCGGAGAACGGACGAGTTCGCCGACGGCGTCCGCTTTCTCGAACTCGTCCACGACGAGGTTCGCTCGCGGGCGGGCGAGGTGCCCCTGATGACGAAGGTGCCGGCCGAGACGGCCGCTCCGCCCGTGGTGCGCCGCCGTCTCTCGGCCGACGACGCGGTGGGCGTCTGCGCCCGCCTCGCCGACTACGGCTACGACGCCGTCGTCCCGGTGACCGCTTCGGTGTTCTGGGACGCCAGCATCGTCAGGGGGGAGTACCCGGCGCGCGCGTGGTCCGACGGCCGGTACCGCGCGGGCTACGAGGCGGCGTTCGGCGGACTACTCCGCGCCCGCCTCGTCGCATTCGGTAACTGGGTGGAGTCGAAGGCGTACGACTTCGAACCGGCGTGGAACGCCGACCTGTGCCGCCGCGTCCGCCGCGTCGTCGACGTGCCGGTGCTCTGCGAGGGCGGGGTGCGCGGTCGGACGGAGACGGACCGACTGCTCGGCGACGCCTGCGACGCCGTCGGAATGGGCCGGCCGTTCTACGCCGAACCGCGACTGCCCGCGCGGTTGCTCGGCGAGGACGACGCGGAAGCAGTCTGCGAGAACTGCAACAACTGCGCCGTCCCGCAGGCGACGGGCGCCCCCGGCGTCTGCCGGACGCCCGAGGTGCTCCGCGAGGTAGGAACGCTGCGACGAGCGGGCGCGTACGAACTCTCCGAAAGATGA
- a CDS encoding YbhB/YbcL family Raf kinase inhibitor-like protein translates to MDRQTVPEGGRRAVTDGGTERRQLSDVAGLAVVSPAFERGEALPRRYTCDGAGESPPLAVAGVPEEATSLALVVDDPDAPGQKPFVHWLLWNVPADTDEIPAGVPKEEIALGGARQGRNDGGTLGYFAACPSRGDDPHEYRVTVYALDRTLDLHPGARHDEVARAIDDALVEQTTLTATYRRAE, encoded by the coding sequence ATGGACCGTCAAACCGTCCCTGAGGGGGGACGCAGAGCCGTCACCGATGGGGGAACCGAACGTCGCCAACTGTCGGACGTCGCGGGGCTGGCCGTCGTCTCGCCGGCGTTCGAGCGCGGCGAGGCGCTCCCGCGCCGATACACCTGCGACGGGGCCGGCGAGTCGCCGCCGCTCGCCGTCGCGGGCGTCCCCGAGGAGGCGACGTCGCTCGCACTCGTCGTGGACGACCCCGACGCGCCCGGACAGAAGCCGTTCGTCCACTGGCTTCTGTGGAACGTCCCCGCCGACACCGACGAGATACCGGCCGGGGTGCCCAAGGAGGAAATCGCCCTCGGCGGGGCTCGGCAGGGTCGCAACGACGGCGGCACGCTCGGATACTTCGCCGCGTGCCCCTCGCGCGGCGACGACCCCCACGAGTACCGCGTCACCGTCTACGCGCTGGACCGCACGCTCGACTTGCACCCCGGCGCCCGACACGACGAGGTCGCGCGGGCGATAGACGACGCGCTCGTCGAACAGACGACGCTGACGGCCACGTACCGTCGCGCGGAGTGA
- a CDS encoding helix-turn-helix domain-containing protein, with product MARDRSAEESGELLSVLDALDDADARAIIRALAEPMTASELSDECEIPLSTTYRKLDLLTEADLLTEGTEIRADGHHTTTYEVTFDEVRIELTEDRKLDVEVVQPDQSPDQQLADIWSAVRRETK from the coding sequence ATGGCACGCGACCGGTCCGCCGAGGAGTCGGGGGAACTCCTCTCCGTCCTCGACGCCTTAGACGACGCGGACGCCCGAGCCATCATCAGAGCACTAGCAGAACCTATGACGGCAAGCGAACTATCCGACGAGTGCGAAATCCCGCTCTCGACGACGTACCGCAAGTTGGACCTCCTCACCGAGGCCGACTTGCTGACCGAAGGAACGGAGATACGCGCCGACGGCCACCACACGACGACGTACGAGGTGACGTTCGACGAGGTGCGTATCGAACTCACCGAAGACCGGAAGCTCGACGTCGAGGTGGTCCAGCCCGACCAGTCCCCCGATCAGCAACTCGCCGACATCTGGTCGGCCGTCCGGAGGGAGACGAAGTGA
- a CDS encoding DUF7521 family protein translates to MAVIVVQTGILILGGLITYFSFKAYRRTGEPSLRALALGFGIVTFGAIVAGILDVVLQTDLVIGLLVDSLITLVGFAIITYSLYVE, encoded by the coding sequence ATGGCGGTCATCGTCGTCCAGACGGGCATCCTCATCCTCGGAGGACTCATCACCTACTTCAGCTTCAAGGCGTACCGCCGGACCGGAGAGCCGTCGCTGCGGGCGCTCGCTCTCGGTTTCGGCATCGTCACGTTCGGCGCCATCGTTGCCGGGATACTCGACGTAGTTCTCCAGACGGACCTCGTCATCGGTCTGCTCGTCGACTCTCTCATCACGCTCGTCGGCTTCGCCATCATCACCTACTCGCTGTACGTCGAGTGA
- a CDS encoding DoxX family protein, whose amino-acid sequence MATTTQTGTGTGTTNTFESTVAGVTVRGQAHSLSAWFVLALRLMMGIAFAYSGVAKILAGFDATGYLANATVANGSPAAGVFVAMAGNEAFMAFVNVAVPWGELAIGLALIVGLLTRFAAFWGAVMMFMFYLGNWDVGHGLINGDFAYMLVFLAVAAFGAGRILGLDAYVERYEVDGQALTEKYPVLDYVLG is encoded by the coding sequence ATGGCAACGACGACGCAGACGGGGACGGGGACGGGGACGACCAACACGTTCGAGAGCACGGTAGCGGGCGTGACCGTCAGGGGACAAGCCCACTCGCTCAGCGCGTGGTTCGTTCTGGCGCTCCGCCTCATGATGGGTATCGCCTTCGCCTACTCGGGCGTCGCGAAGATTCTGGCCGGGTTCGACGCCACGGGCTACCTCGCGAACGCGACGGTGGCCAACGGGTCGCCCGCGGCGGGCGTGTTCGTCGCCATGGCCGGCAACGAGGCGTTCATGGCGTTCGTGAACGTCGCCGTCCCGTGGGGCGAACTCGCCATCGGGTTGGCGCTCATCGTCGGCCTCCTGACCCGCTTTGCGGCGTTCTGGGGGGCGGTCATGATGTTCATGTTCTACCTCGGGAACTGGGACGTCGGGCACGGTCTGATCAACGGCGACTTCGCCTACATGCTGGTGTTCCTCGCCGTCGCCGCCTTCGGCGCGGGCCGCATCCTCGGCCTCGACGCCTACGTCGAGCGCTACGAGGTGGACGGACAGGCGCTCACCGAGAAGTACCCCGTCCTCGACTACGTCCTCGGGTAA
- a CDS encoding DEAD/DEAH box helicase, with product MHVRDLPLPAPVQEHYESEGIEELYPPQAAAVEAGVTEGERLVAAIPTASGKTFIAELAMLTAGGPALYIVPLRALAREKYETFSKLPGVSVGISTGDFDATDEDLAENDIVVATAEKVDSAIRTGASWVETLACVVVDEVHLLGSDGRGPTLEVTLATLQRRAPGVQIVALSATVDNPEDIADWLDADLVETTWRPVSLRTGVYADGDVAFDDESTLAVDAEPPGPDGDGATEATAALVADAVDGGGQCLAFVRSRREAESLARRLAMEPLADCPELADAVSELGRTETGTRLADAVESGVAFHHAGVRSSHRALVENAFRERKLKVICATPTLAAGVNVPARRVVVRDLKRYTGEEMAWLPVLEVHQMCGRAGRPHLDPYGEAVLLAEGDDDAAVAELWDRYVTAGPEAVESKLAARDALRTHVLSVVASGFADSQESVLDLLDATFFAHQSPDVDLTRLVGSVVEDLVEMEMLTAGGDAADDSAGALAATELGGVVSRQYVTPETGARLVEGVRTAAGMDPGNVTALTALEIVCDTPDMHGTYLGNRERAAMYRFASGHAAEFTTAMNDTDDFEEWLCAVKLARIVREWTEGESVEAIVENYRIGPGDLEARLERVEWLLGAADAVAAVVDADLPVFREVREQL from the coding sequence ATGCACGTCCGGGACCTGCCGCTCCCCGCCCCGGTACAGGAGCACTACGAGTCCGAGGGTATCGAGGAGTTGTACCCGCCGCAGGCCGCCGCCGTCGAGGCCGGCGTGACCGAGGGCGAACGCCTCGTCGCCGCAATCCCCACCGCCTCGGGGAAGACCTTCATCGCGGAACTCGCCATGCTCACGGCCGGCGGACCCGCCCTGTACATCGTTCCGCTCCGCGCCCTCGCGCGCGAGAAGTACGAGACGTTCTCCAAGTTGCCCGGCGTGAGCGTGGGCATCTCGACGGGTGACTTCGACGCGACGGACGAGGACTTAGCGGAGAACGACATCGTCGTCGCCACCGCCGAGAAGGTGGACTCGGCCATCCGCACCGGCGCCTCGTGGGTCGAGACGCTCGCCTGCGTCGTCGTCGACGAGGTCCATCTCCTCGGCTCGGACGGCCGCGGACCGACGCTGGAAGTCACGCTGGCGACGCTTCAGCGCCGCGCTCCCGGCGTCCAAATCGTCGCGCTCTCGGCGACGGTCGACAACCCGGAGGACATCGCCGACTGGCTAGACGCCGACCTCGTGGAGACGACGTGGCGGCCCGTCTCGCTCCGCACGGGCGTCTACGCCGACGGCGACGTGGCGTTCGACGACGAGTCGACGCTCGCCGTCGACGCGGAACCGCCGGGACCGGACGGGGACGGCGCGACGGAGGCGACGGCCGCCCTCGTCGCCGACGCCGTCGACGGCGGCGGGCAGTGTCTCGCGTTCGTCCGCTCCCGCCGCGAGGCCGAGTCGCTGGCGCGCCGCCTCGCGATGGAACCGCTGGCCGACTGCCCAGAGTTGGCCGACGCCGTCTCGGAACTCGGGCGGACGGAGACGGGGACGCGCCTCGCCGACGCCGTCGAATCGGGCGTCGCGTTCCACCACGCGGGCGTCCGGAGCAGCCACCGCGCTCTGGTCGAGAACGCGTTCCGCGAGCGGAAACTGAAAGTCATCTGCGCGACGCCGACGCTCGCGGCGGGCGTGAACGTCCCCGCGCGCCGCGTCGTCGTCCGGGACTTGAAGCGTTACACCGGCGAGGAGATGGCGTGGCTCCCCGTCCTCGAAGTCCACCAGATGTGCGGCCGCGCGGGCCGCCCGCACCTCGACCCCTACGGCGAGGCCGTCCTCCTCGCCGAGGGCGACGACGACGCGGCCGTCGCCGAACTGTGGGACCGCTACGTCACCGCCGGCCCCGAGGCCGTCGAGTCGAAACTCGCTGCGCGCGACGCCCTGCGGACGCACGTCCTGAGCGTCGTCGCCTCCGGATTCGCCGACTCCCAAGAGAGCGTCCTCGACCTCCTGGACGCGACGTTCTTCGCCCACCAGTCGCCCGACGTCGACCTCACGCGCCTCGTCGGCAGCGTCGTCGAGGACCTCGTCGAAATGGAGATGCTGACCGCGGGCGGGGACGCGGCGGACGATTCGGCGGGCGCGCTGGCGGCGACGGAACTCGGCGGCGTCGTCTCCCGGCAGTACGTGACGCCGGAGACCGGCGCGCGACTGGTCGAGGGGGTGCGGACGGCGGCGGGGATGGACCCCGGGAACGTCACCGCGCTGACGGCCCTCGAAATTGTCTGCGACACGCCCGACATGCACGGGACGTACCTCGGTAACCGCGAGCGCGCGGCGATGTACCGCTTCGCCAGCGGTCACGCCGCGGAGTTCACGACGGCGATGAACGACACCGACGACTTCGAGGAGTGGCTCTGCGCGGTGAAACTCGCGCGCATCGTCCGCGAGTGGACCGAGGGCGAGTCCGTCGAGGCCATCGTCGAGAACTACCGCATCGGTCCGGGCGATTTGGAGGCCCGCCTCGAACGCGTCGAGTGGTTGCTCGGCGCGGCCGACGCCGTCGCCGCCGTCGTGGACGCGGACCTGCCGGTGTTCCGCGAGGTGCGCGAGCAACTCTGA
- a CDS encoding ABC transporter ATP-binding protein: MSDSIIELDGVWKRYESGSETVEALKDVNFAAKPGEFVAIMGPSGSGKSTMLNVLGLLDVPTEGVVRLDGRDVTDLSDEEMTTQRKESIGFIFQDFFLIPTLSAIENVEVPTLFGRDPTARDRGERLLGRVGLGERVAHRPDQLSGGQKQRVAIARALINEPRILLADEPTGNLDRKTGRDVLELFTELKTEEDVAVIAVTHDDQLRKYADRVVNLVDGVLTEEGKADELREEFGT, from the coding sequence ATGTCGGATTCAATCATCGAACTCGACGGCGTCTGGAAGCGCTACGAAAGCGGGTCCGAGACCGTCGAGGCGCTGAAAGACGTTAACTTCGCAGCCAAACCGGGCGAGTTCGTCGCCATCATGGGGCCGTCCGGCAGCGGGAAGTCGACGATGCTGAACGTGCTCGGCCTCCTCGACGTCCCCACGGAGGGCGTCGTCCGCCTCGACGGCCGCGACGTGACCGACCTCTCCGACGAGGAGATGACGACCCAGCGGAAGGAGTCCATCGGTTTCATCTTCCAGGACTTCTTTCTCATCCCGACGCTGTCGGCCATCGAGAACGTGGAGGTCCCGACGCTGTTCGGCCGCGACCCGACGGCCCGCGACAGGGGTGAGCGACTGCTCGGACGGGTCGGCCTCGGGGAGCGAGTCGCGCACCGACCCGACCAGCTCTCGGGCGGGCAGAAACAGCGCGTCGCCATCGCCCGCGCCCTCATCAACGAACCGCGCATCCTGCTCGCGGACGAACCGACGGGCAACCTCGACCGGAAGACGGGTCGGGACGTCCTCGAACTTTTCACCGAGTTGAAAACCGAGGAGGACGTGGCGGTCATCGCCGTCACGCACGACGACCAACTCCGAAAGTACGCCGACCGGGTCGTCAACCTCGTCGACGGCGTGCTGACCGAAGAGGGGAAGGCGGACGAACTGCGGGAGGAGTTCGGCACGTGA
- a CDS encoding ABC transporter permease, giving the protein MSALERLYRQVPALLMARRNLSRNRLRSGLAALGIIIGVLAIASLGMFGTTLRTGASEQLGDIGNEIQISPNAQEGFERLTDRDVADIRRVTDEGTVVPIRQKTATLTRGDDRTITTVYGIENPGALYEASEGQSPERLRQGALVGSSLAERLELQVGNRITLDNDSYRVVGILEEQDGISLLNPNSAVIVPLESFDESGYSQVIVRSPSGTAANETAAAVREELNDREERVTIFELGSITEGINQFFGILNAFLIGIGSISLVVAGVAILNVMLMSTIERRQEIGVLRAVGVQKLDVVKMILAEAGLLGFVGGFLGAVLSVFAGLVLNQVVLSDPLLTFAPVNLMYIGLAVVFGIVTSVLSGLYPAWKAASERPVESLRK; this is encoded by the coding sequence GTGAGCGCCCTCGAACGGCTCTACCGGCAGGTGCCCGCCCTCCTCATGGCGCGGCGGAACCTCTCGCGGAACCGCCTCCGCTCGGGGCTGGCGGCGCTCGGCATCATCATCGGCGTTCTCGCCATCGCCTCGCTCGGCATGTTCGGGACGACGCTGCGGACGGGCGCGAGCGAGCAACTCGGCGACATCGGCAACGAGATACAGATATCGCCGAACGCCCAGGAGGGCTTCGAGCGACTCACCGACCGCGACGTGGCCGACATCAGACGCGTCACCGACGAGGGGACGGTGGTCCCCATCAGACAGAAGACGGCGACGCTGACGAGGGGGGACGATCGGACGATAACGACGGTGTACGGCATCGAGAATCCCGGCGCGCTGTACGAGGCGTCGGAGGGGCAGTCGCCGGAGCGCCTCCGACAGGGGGCGCTCGTCGGGTCCTCGCTCGCCGAGCGGTTGGAGCTACAGGTGGGTAACCGAATCACGCTCGACAACGACTCCTACCGCGTCGTCGGCATCCTCGAAGAGCAGGACGGCATCTCGCTTCTGAACCCCAACAGCGCCGTCATCGTCCCCCTCGAATCGTTCGACGAGTCGGGCTACTCGCAGGTCATTGTCCGCTCGCCGTCGGGGACGGCGGCCAACGAGACGGCCGCCGCCGTGCGCGAGGAACTGAACGACCGCGAGGAGCGGGTGACCATCTTCGAGTTGGGCAGCATCACCGAAGGCATCAACCAGTTCTTCGGCATCCTCAACGCCTTCCTCATCGGCATCGGCTCCATCTCCCTCGTCGTCGCCGGCGTGGCCATCTTGAACGTGATGCTGATGAGCACCATCGAGCGCAGACAGGAGATCGGCGTGCTCCGCGCCGTCGGCGTCCAGAAGCTCGACGTAGTGAAGATGATACTCGCCGAGGCGGGACTGCTCGGCTTCGTCGGCGGCTTCCTCGGCGCCGTCCTCTCGGTTTTCGCCGGCCTCGTCCTCAATCAGGTGGTGTTGTCGGACCCCCTCCTGACGTTCGCGCCGGTGAACCTGATGTACATCGGGCTGGCCGTCGTGTTCGGCATCGTCACGAGCGTCCTGAGCGGGCTGTATCCGGCGTGGAAGGCGGCCTCCGAGCGGCCCGTGGAGTCGCTGCGGAAGTAA